A window of the Narcine bancroftii isolate sNarBan1 chromosome 4, sNarBan1.hap1, whole genome shotgun sequence genome harbors these coding sequences:
- the inha gene encoding inhibin alpha chain — MSLTLLASMRPIIPLHPLLLLFLVPWHPGLGASCPMHSFSEDAILAKVQEKILQSLGLAETPQTCNQSLQETRNPFRNPRLEQHLTQWMSRRPQDKDDDKSEVISFPVTSVSCDVEHQELVGDHSYVFQPSLHSRGRLVTSAEFWFHTGLSVSSLVASTKPLAQLHLLVEDTFVRAAKSVVVDRQWAVFHVFESFLPHIVGKVVFLRVKCPGCRCVSDPANMPFLLSATKASRPARSRRSTVPWSPAYVDLLQRSPSSELIHDGCQRSAVNISFEDLGWGNWIVQPRSFTFYYCNGTCSDSNRLTSNLGVRMCCASIPDTMKPLRVRTTSDGGLTFKYEAIASIITGECACF, encoded by the exons ATGTCTCTGACACTCCTTGCTTCGATGCGTCCCATTATCCCATTGCACCCCCTGCTCTTGCTGTTCCTTGTGCCCTGGCATCCAGGGCTGGGTGCCAGCTGTCCCATGCACAGCTTCAGTGAAGACGCAATTCTTGCCAAGGTGCAGGAGAAGATTCTTCAGAGCCTGGGTCTGGCTGAAACCCCACAAACCTGCAATCAATCCCTCCAGGAGACAAGAAACCCCTTCAGGAACCCTAGGCTAGAACAACACCTCACGCAGTGGATGAGCCGTCGACCCCAGGACAAGGACGACGATAAATCGGAGGTCATTTCCTTCCCCGTTACCA GTGTCTCTTGTGACGTGGAGCATCAGGAGCTTGTGGGTGATCACAGCTACGTCTTCCAGCCTTCCCTACATTCTCGAGGGCGCTTGGTTACCTCTGCTGAGTTCTGGTTTCACACTGGGCTCTCTGTGTCCTCACTGGTGGCCAGCACCAAGCCTCTGGCCCAACTCCACCTCCTGGTGGAAGACACCTTCGTCAGAGCAGCGAAGAGCGTGGTGGTCGACCGGCAGTGGGCTGTCTTTCACGTCTTCGAGTCCTTCCTCCCCCACATCGTGGGTAAGGTGGTCTTCCTGCGGGTTAAGTGCCCAGGCTGCAGATGCGTGTCGGATCCAGCCAACATGCCTTTCCTCCTGTCTGCCACGAAGGCATCAAGGCCCGCTCGCTCTAGACGATCGACCGTGCCCTGGTCCCCAGCCTACGTCGACCTCCTCCAGAGATCTCCGAGTTCGGAGCTGATCCACGACGGTTGCCAGCGCTCTGCCGTCAATATCTCCTTCGAGGATCTGGGATGGGGAAACTGGATTGTCCAACCCAGGTCCTTCACTTTCTACTACTGCAATGGCACCTGCTCCGATTCCAACAGGCTGACCTCCAACCTTGGCGTCAGGATGTGCTGCGCCTCCATTCCCGACACCATGAAGCCCCTCAGAGTGAGGACGACGTCCGACGGCGGCCTCACTTTCAAGTATGAGGCCATCGCCAGCATCATCACCGGAGAGTGCGCCTGTTTCTGA